CCTTTTGTTTTAACCGTTGTTTCAATATGTAAAATGTAATCTGGCGTTTTTTCCTCCCATGAAAAAGAAATATTAACACCCTTTAGCATTAACGGGTGACACATCGGAATCCAGTCGGATGTTTTCTTAGCTGCCATCACACCTGCTACTTGAGCAACAGCTAATACATCGCCCTTTTTCATTTTATTGTCTTTTATTTTTGTGTAAATTTCTTCATTTACTTTGATGCTTGAATGAGCAATAGCCGTGCGCACTGTTTCGTTCTTTTCCATTATATCTACCATTTTAGCACGACCTTGTTCATTAAAGTGAGTGAAAGTCATTTTTTTCTTCATCCCCCTATATGTATATATTAATATAAAATGTTGTCGATGATAATTAATTTTTTCCAAAAGGTGATTTGTTGCCTGTACATCTAAATTTAAGATAAACTATTGTCTTGAAGAGGTGAACGGAGATGATACTACTTCAAGTCAATCAACTGACCAAATATTATGGTGCTGACCTTATTTTAGCGAATATTAAATTGGAAGTACAATCAAAAAATAGAATTGCTCTTGTTGGTAGAAACGGTGCAGGAAAATCAACTTTACTAAAAATTATCTCAGGGCAAATGTCTTACGATGGCGGCGATCTTATTAAGCCTAAAGGCTTGAGTATCGGCTATCTTGCCCAAGATACAGGCTTAGAGTCAAGCCTCTCCATTTGGGATGAAATGCTCACCGTTTTTCAACATTTACGAATAAAGGAAAAAAAACTGCGTGAATTGGAATCGAAAATGGGCGACCCCGATTTTCTTGAGAATCCAGAAAGATACGAAAAATTATTAAAAGAGTATGATGAGCTTCAGGTGGCTTTCAAAGATGAAGGCGGCTATCAATATGAGTCCGATATTCGCACGGTATTACATGGTCTTAATTTTGGAGATTTTGATTATACAACACCGATTGCAACGTTAAGCGGTGGGCAAAAAACACGGTTAGCGATGGCCAAGCTCTTATTGACAAAACCAGAGCTGTTAATTCTCGATGAACCAACAAACCATTTAGATATTGAAACTCTTAGCTGGCTTGAACAATATTTACAAGGCTACCCCGGAGCATTATTAATTGTCTCCCATGACCGCTATTTTCTTGATAAAGTCGTTACTGAAGTCTATGAATTATCACGGACGAACTGTCGGCGATCCCCTGGCAACTACAGTAAATATTTAGAAGAGAGTGCTGCCCTTTATGAGCAAGAGCTAAAGCAATTTGAAAAACAGCAAGAGGAAATTTCAAAATTAAAAGATTTTGTACAGCGAAATATTGCTAGAGCCTCAACAACAAAACGTGCGCAAAGCCGCAGAAGACAGCTTGAAAAAATGAAAGTATTGGGGCGTCCACAAGGGGATGAAAAATCCGCTTCATTTTCCTTCGATATTGAAAAGCAAAGCGGCAACGATGTGTTGATGGTCGATGGCTTATCCGTTTCCTATCCAGGAAAAGAACCTATTTTAAAGGATGTATCCTTTCAGTTAAAACGCGAAGAAAGCGTGGCCTTAGTGGGGCCAAATGGAATCGGGAAATCCACTTTGCTAAAGGCCATTACAAAACAACTGGAGGCCACCACTGGTACAATTACCTATGGCTCGAATGTAATGATTGGCTACTACGACCAACAGCAGGCTAATTTAACATCTAATAAGACAGTCCTGAATGAACTATGGGATGAATATCCGTTGAAGCAAGAAAAAGAAATTAGAACAGTGCTTGGCAACTTTTTATTTAGCGGCGATGATGTTTTAAAAATTGTCTCCTCCTTAAGCGGCGGGGAAAAAGCTCGCTTAGCTTTGGCCAATCTAATGATGCAAAAAGCGAATTTGTTAATTTTGGACGAGCCGACAAACCATTTGGATCTTGATAGTAAGGAAGTCTTGGAAAATGCTTTAATAGATTACCCAGGGACGATTTTGTTTGTATCCCATGACCGCTATTTTATTAATAGATTAGCAACTAGAGTGATTGAATTATCCACAGAAGGACTTGAGTCGTACTTGGGTGATTATGATTATTATGTGAATAAAAAAGCAGAAATGGAAGAGTTAGCACA
The DNA window shown above is from Bacillus sp. (in: firmicutes) and carries:
- the moaC gene encoding cyclic pyranopterin monophosphate synthase MoaC, translated to MTFTHFNEQGRAKMVDIMEKNETVRTAIAHSSIKVNEEIYTKIKDNKMKKGDVLAVAQVAGVMAAKKTSDWIPMCHPLMLKGVNISFSWEEKTPDYILHIETTVKTKGSTGVEMEALTAAAATALTVYDMCKAVDKGMVIGPTYLVEKTGGKSGDFRRKDLVE
- a CDS encoding ABC-F family ATP-binding cassette domain-containing protein codes for the protein MILLQVNQLTKYYGADLILANIKLEVQSKNRIALVGRNGAGKSTLLKIISGQMSYDGGDLIKPKGLSIGYLAQDTGLESSLSIWDEMLTVFQHLRIKEKKLRELESKMGDPDFLENPERYEKLLKEYDELQVAFKDEGGYQYESDIRTVLHGLNFGDFDYTTPIATLSGGQKTRLAMAKLLLTKPELLILDEPTNHLDIETLSWLEQYLQGYPGALLIVSHDRYFLDKVVTEVYELSRTNCRRSPGNYSKYLEESAALYEQELKQFEKQQEEISKLKDFVQRNIARASTTKRAQSRRRQLEKMKVLGRPQGDEKSASFSFDIEKQSGNDVLMVDGLSVSYPGKEPILKDVSFQLKREESVALVGPNGIGKSTLLKAITKQLEATTGTITYGSNVMIGYYDQQQANLTSNKTVLNELWDEYPLKQEKEIRTVLGNFLFSGDDVLKIVSSLSGGEKARLALANLMMQKANLLILDEPTNHLDLDSKEVLENALIDYPGTILFVSHDRYFINRLATRVIELSTEGLESYLGDYDYYVNKKAEMEELAQLEMAARPESKLQVQTVQPDSDKARYEQDKEQKRKERQLKRRIEEIEQQIEEIETKIAENEELLCDPDVYQDYEKAAELNSENEKYNKQLEALIEEWESLQY